A window of the Falco rusticolus isolate bFalRus1 chromosome 1, bFalRus1.pri, whole genome shotgun sequence genome harbors these coding sequences:
- the SMIM5 gene encoding small integral membrane protein 5, which produces MSSEGFLKEMQTIGEKFLLKLQRLPKADPVEIVSFCVVLLFIVTVLVLMIIACSCCCYSCCSCDGRPDHRRRKIQVRPVAHS; this is translated from the exons ATGTCTTCTGAAGGCTTTCTGAAGGAAATGCAAACCATTGGTGAGAAGTTTCTCCTTAAGCTCCAGAGACTGCCCAAGGCTGACCCGGTGGAGATTGTGTCCTTTTGTGTGGTTCTTCTGTTTATTG TTACTGTTCTGGTGCTCATGATCATtgcttgcagctgctgctgctacagctgTTGTAGCTGCGACGGACGTCCTGACCACAGACGAAGGAAGATCCAAGTCCGTCCAGTTGCCCATTCATGA